The proteins below come from a single Magallana gigas chromosome 10, xbMagGiga1.1, whole genome shotgun sequence genomic window:
- the LOC136272308 gene encoding multiple epidermal growth factor-like domains protein 11 isoform X2, whose amino-acid sequence MKNIVTFGIAYMTLFGCFQTMLTRTCVGRDGTSCCVGFRWDTAQEMCIPCDKGYMGPNCEIRCLFPSYGEGCQMICNCIEKDCDPANGCNNSSTVCKEGYYGINCKLKCRFPSYGLACQQKCICMEKDCDHIKGCLLSAKEHSSPPSKDLQHNIATKEILKSNDFSKVTTNNDKTSCTAVKQNSKRTNYLKFALIGLAIVSIIIVFIYFHVRLLEKRYIIQMIV is encoded by the exons atgaaaaatattgtgaCTTTTGGCATTGCATATATGACACTATTTGGGTGTTTTCAAACTATGCTTACAAGAACTTGTGTAGG AAGAGACGGAACATCATGCTGTGTCGGGTTCAGGTGGGATACAGCACAAGAGATGTGTATAC CATGTGACAAAGGTTATATGGGGCCTAATTGTGAAATTAGGTGTCTGTTTCCATCGTATGGAGAAGGCTGTCAGATGATATGTAACTGTATTGAAAAAGATTGTGATCCTGCCAATGGCTGTAATAATTCGTCAACAG TCTGCAAAGAAGGATATTATGGAATCAACTGCAAGCTAAAATGCCGTTTTCCATCGTATGGACTTGCCTGTCAGCAAAAATGTATCTGTATGGAGAAAGACTGCGACCACATTAAAGGATGCCTGCTTTCGGCAAAAG AACATTCCAGTCCTCCTTCAAAAGACCTTCAACACAACATTGCCACGAAGGAGATTCTCAAATCTAATG ATTTTTCTAAAGTCACAACAAATAATGACAAAACATCCTGTACAGCAGTGAAACAAAACAGTAAACGGACCAATTATCTCAAGTTTGCTTTGATCGGACTAGCTATTGTGTCTATTATcatagtttttatttatttccacGTGCGACTGCTAGAAAAACGTTATATAATCCAAATGATAGTATAA
- the LOC136272308 gene encoding multiple epidermal growth factor-like domains protein 6 isoform X1, giving the protein MKNIVTFGIAYMTLFGCFQTMLTRTCVGRDGTSCCVGFRWDTAQEMCIPCDKGYMGPNCEIRCLFPSYGEGCQMICNCIEKDCDPANGCNNSSTEYPMSSSIGLEYKIVTTDLLNYEASISEICKEGYYGINCKLKCRFPSYGLACQQKCICMEKDCDHIKGCLLSAKEHSSPPSKDLQHNIATKEILKSNDFSKVTTNNDKTSCTAVKQNSKRTNYLKFALIGLAIVSIIIVFIYFHVRLLEKRYIIQMIV; this is encoded by the exons atgaaaaatattgtgaCTTTTGGCATTGCATATATGACACTATTTGGGTGTTTTCAAACTATGCTTACAAGAACTTGTGTAGG AAGAGACGGAACATCATGCTGTGTCGGGTTCAGGTGGGATACAGCACAAGAGATGTGTATAC CATGTGACAAAGGTTATATGGGGCCTAATTGTGAAATTAGGTGTCTGTTTCCATCGTATGGAGAAGGCTGTCAGATGATATGTAACTGTATTGAAAAAGATTGTGATCCTGCCAATGGCTGTAATAATTCGTCAACAG AGTATCCAATGTCTTCGTCAATAGGCTTGGAGTACAAGATAGTTACAACAGACCTGTTGAATTATGAAGCCAGCATTTCTgaaa TCTGCAAAGAAGGATATTATGGAATCAACTGCAAGCTAAAATGCCGTTTTCCATCGTATGGACTTGCCTGTCAGCAAAAATGTATCTGTATGGAGAAAGACTGCGACCACATTAAAGGATGCCTGCTTTCGGCAAAAG AACATTCCAGTCCTCCTTCAAAAGACCTTCAACACAACATTGCCACGAAGGAGATTCTCAAATCTAATG ATTTTTCTAAAGTCACAACAAATAATGACAAAACATCCTGTACAGCAGTGAAACAAAACAGTAAACGGACCAATTATCTCAAGTTTGCTTTGATCGGACTAGCTATTGTGTCTATTATcatagtttttatttatttccacGTGCGACTGCTAGAAAAACGTTATATAATCCAAATGATAGTATAA